A window of Terriglobus sp. RCC_193 contains these coding sequences:
- a CDS encoding M1 family metallopeptidase: MRLRFLPFVFAVAVAASAQRLPSDVHPEHYALHLTPDLKAATFTGEETIDLVLDAPKTSITLNAIELKINSVKVVRQRIADAQKPELGKTGTVSYDTDKEQATFTFASPLPAGKVSLSIQFTGILNDKLRGFYLSRTAKRNYAVTQFEATDARRAFPSFDEPAMKATFDLALTVDKGDTVIANTNMTSDKPADNGMHTQAFATTPKMSTYLLAFQIGDWTCSKGESDGIPIRVCSTPDKVALTPFAVKAAEHFLHYYDQYFGVKYAMPKLDLIGIPDFEAGAMENWGCITYRETALLVDEKNSSLSDRKNVAIVVAHEMAHQWFGDLVTMKWWDNLWLNEGFATWMETKAVHEWQPTWGVLEDEAQTLNSTLNLDAAAQTRAIRSKADTPEEINEQFDGIAYGKAGAVIGMVEHYIGESAFQRGVHSYMEAHKFGNATAEDFWGAQTRASSKPVDAVMESFVAQPGEPLLTFTGDGKGSYAVKQSRFFLNPPATKPIQSWSVPVCPAKGTCQVIRGNSDITANAPEGLRNADARGYYRSNYDAATLQSVLQHAPSYTAPERILLVGDRYALLRSGQGSVGEYMQLVEALRADPSAQVLQQSVSGLGSLRSRVATDQQSVQIQAWVRNEFGPVYHSLGEASSSESVGAEQRRVTLFSLLGGAQDPAVLAQANTIANAYLSGDSKVDPELAQSALAIAAQHGDAALYDRMQQVAQTSIDPNRQTQALYLLASFEDPALVKRTLDDVAAGKVRNQDSWILLQILLQSRKTRQQTWTYIKEHWDAIHAQLTTSSGNRLVSATGAFCSQEERADVQQFFASHKVESSDRALRDALNSMDSCVRFRGQQQPGLQQWLSSVSH; this comes from the coding sequence ATGCGTCTTCGTTTTCTCCCTTTTGTTTTTGCAGTTGCAGTCGCGGCTTCCGCGCAGCGCCTTCCCTCGGACGTTCATCCCGAGCATTACGCGCTCCATCTCACACCTGATCTGAAGGCCGCAACGTTCACGGGCGAAGAGACGATTGATCTAGTGCTGGATGCACCGAAGACATCCATTACGTTGAATGCCATCGAGCTGAAGATCAACAGTGTGAAGGTAGTTCGCCAACGCATTGCAGACGCGCAGAAGCCGGAACTGGGGAAAACCGGAACCGTAAGTTACGACACGGACAAGGAACAGGCAACATTCACCTTCGCCTCGCCGTTGCCTGCAGGCAAAGTGTCGCTGTCTATCCAGTTCACGGGCATCCTGAACGACAAGCTGCGCGGCTTCTATCTCTCCAGGACGGCGAAGCGCAACTATGCGGTGACACAGTTTGAGGCCACCGATGCGCGGCGCGCATTCCCCAGCTTCGACGAGCCTGCGATGAAGGCAACGTTCGATCTGGCCTTGACCGTGGACAAAGGCGATACGGTGATCGCCAACACCAACATGACCAGTGACAAGCCTGCAGACAACGGCATGCACACGCAGGCCTTCGCCACCACGCCGAAGATGTCCACGTATCTTCTGGCCTTCCAGATAGGCGATTGGACATGCTCCAAAGGCGAGTCCGATGGCATTCCCATCCGCGTCTGTTCCACGCCGGACAAGGTTGCACTAACACCCTTCGCCGTGAAGGCAGCGGAACACTTCCTGCATTACTACGACCAATACTTCGGCGTGAAGTACGCCATGCCGAAACTGGACCTCATCGGCATCCCTGACTTCGAGGCTGGTGCGATGGAGAACTGGGGTTGCATCACCTATCGTGAAACCGCATTGCTGGTGGATGAGAAGAACTCCTCCTTGAGTGACCGCAAGAACGTGGCGATTGTGGTGGCGCACGAGATGGCGCACCAGTGGTTCGGCGACCTCGTCACCATGAAGTGGTGGGACAACCTGTGGTTGAACGAGGGCTTCGCTACATGGATGGAGACGAAGGCAGTGCACGAGTGGCAGCCCACATGGGGCGTGCTCGAGGACGAAGCACAAACCCTCAACAGCACGCTGAACCTGGATGCCGCCGCACAAACACGCGCCATCCGCAGCAAGGCCGACACCCCGGAAGAGATCAACGAGCAGTTCGACGGCATCGCCTATGGCAAGGCAGGTGCTGTCATTGGCATGGTGGAACACTACATTGGCGAGAGTGCCTTCCAGCGCGGCGTGCACAGCTACATGGAAGCGCACAAGTTTGGCAACGCCACGGCGGAAGACTTCTGGGGTGCACAGACCAGAGCCAGCAGTAAACCTGTTGATGCAGTGATGGAGAGCTTCGTCGCACAGCCGGGAGAACCGTTGCTGACCTTTACCGGGGATGGTAAAGGAAGCTATGCGGTGAAGCAGAGCCGCTTCTTCCTCAATCCTCCTGCGACAAAGCCGATCCAATCGTGGTCCGTTCCCGTATGCCCGGCGAAGGGAACATGCCAGGTGATTCGCGGTAACTCTGACATTACCGCAAATGCGCCGGAAGGCCTGCGGAATGCAGATGCCAGAGGCTACTACCGCAGTAACTACGACGCAGCTACCTTGCAGTCCGTGTTGCAACATGCACCTTCTTACACCGCACCGGAACGCATCCTGCTGGTGGGTGATCGTTACGCCCTGCTTCGTTCCGGCCAAGGCTCGGTTGGCGAATATATGCAACTGGTGGAGGCACTGCGTGCGGACCCAAGTGCGCAGGTGTTGCAGCAGAGTGTGAGTGGGCTGGGTTCCCTACGCAGCCGCGTCGCCACCGATCAACAGTCGGTGCAGATTCAAGCATGGGTGCGGAATGAGTTTGGCCCGGTCTATCACTCGCTGGGAGAAGCATCCTCATCGGAGTCCGTGGGAGCGGAGCAACGCCGCGTAACACTGTTCAGTCTGCTCGGTGGCGCTCAAGATCCCGCTGTGCTGGCTCAGGCAAATACCATTGCGAACGCATACCTCAGCGGCGACAGCAAGGTAGACCCTGAGCTTGCGCAATCGGCACTGGCCATTGCCGCGCAGCACGGTGATGCTGCGTTGTATGACCGCATGCAGCAAGTGGCACAGACCAGCATCGATCCCAACCGGCAGACGCAGGCGCTTTATCTTCTGGCATCGTTTGAAGACCCTGCGTTGGTGAAACGCACTCTGGATGATGTAGCTGCAGGCAAGGTCCGCAATCAGGATAGTTGGATACTGCTTCAGATCCTGCTGCAATCACGCAAGACGCGTCAGCAGACGTGGACCTATATCAAAGAGCATTGGGATGCGATTCACGCACAGTTGACCACCAGCAGTGGCAACCGCCTGGTGTCTGCAACCGGTGCATTCTGCTCGCAGGAAGAGCGTGCGGATGTGCAACAGTTCTTTGCTTCGCATAAAGTGGAATCCTCAGACCGTGCTTTACGTGACGCGTTGAACAGCATGGACAGTTGTGTTCGGTTCCGCGGCCAGCAGCAGCCGGGTCTGCAGCAGTGGTTATCATCTGTTTCACACTAA
- a CDS encoding DUF4129 domain-containing protein: MIFSQGVRRLILVMVLVVSCMRAQAQVPALTPPQGLPSLQDVSVEEYRHHLDQLRILVADCGRVVTACDPESVGNDDRVHPLQGQSYAVRYGWLRAVLDDRDPAMHRSRTELLAQAEQRLSEQEEELNHPQFASSLRQEDRLQRDRVLTLKEFQVVHEYSWRERVSAWLSEKLARIFGGAASLGRIAPWFGKTLEWGSLLAAITLLVLWVYRTLDRQRTALGKLTGDVAKREAIEASRAWLELAQIHASNGEWRDAVRCLYWASIVLLEERRTLRRSETRTPREALQLLVVSPQLREPLVAQTAAFERIWYGFANVAQEDYEAALQNYRRVQGVVTGATT; this comes from the coding sequence ATGATCTTCTCGCAAGGCGTGCGTCGATTGATTTTGGTGATGGTGCTCGTCGTGTCGTGCATGCGTGCGCAAGCGCAGGTACCCGCGTTGACGCCGCCACAAGGACTGCCTTCACTACAGGACGTTTCTGTTGAAGAATATCGGCATCATCTGGACCAGCTACGTATCCTGGTCGCAGATTGCGGTCGTGTGGTAACTGCCTGTGATCCTGAGAGCGTGGGCAATGATGATCGTGTCCATCCTTTGCAAGGGCAGTCCTATGCGGTGCGTTACGGATGGCTGCGGGCAGTGCTGGATGATCGAGATCCCGCAATGCATCGTTCCCGTACGGAACTGCTTGCACAAGCGGAACAAAGGTTAAGTGAGCAGGAAGAAGAGCTGAATCATCCTCAGTTCGCTTCATCATTGCGGCAGGAAGATCGTCTGCAACGTGATCGTGTGCTTACCCTGAAAGAGTTTCAGGTGGTGCACGAATACTCCTGGCGGGAACGTGTCAGCGCATGGCTGTCAGAGAAACTGGCGCGTATCTTTGGCGGTGCGGCTTCGCTTGGCCGGATCGCTCCATGGTTTGGAAAAACTCTGGAATGGGGATCGTTGCTTGCGGCGATCACGTTGCTTGTTCTTTGGGTCTATCGCACTCTGGATCGACAACGTACTGCGCTTGGAAAATTGACTGGTGATGTGGCAAAGCGCGAAGCGATTGAAGCATCGCGGGCATGGTTAGAACTGGCACAGATACACGCTTCGAATGGAGAATGGCGCGACGCTGTTCGTTGTCTTTATTGGGCAAGCATTGTTTTGTTGGAAGAGCGTCGTACATTGCGTCGCAGCGAGACACGCACGCCAAGAGAAGCACTGCAACTGCTGGTGGTTTCTCCGCAGTTGCGTGAGCCGCTGGTGGCGCAGACTGCTGCTTTCGAGCGCATCTGGTATGGCTTTGCCAACGTTGCGCAGGAAGACTATGAAGCGGCACTGCAGAACTATCGCCGTGTGCAGGGCGTTGTGACAGGAGCGACAACATGA
- a CDS encoding DUF4350 domain-containing protein, whose protein sequence is MTSQNADRRAVLWVLGGMVLLVTLTAVFAPATSDDDRMPTTYNPGAAGWKGAYLLLQRLGYNVSRSDSSALVLDQADAAHTTYVLAAPNTPAEDAQKRDYDAVERFLRRGGRVIATGSRGALFLPGGRTGKPTQFVGDLCNASPEGNSALAQVGSFSLYDIAPWNALDPLVRVDARCGADAVLVHREYPHGGVMIYLASSEPFSNRGLKQDQSLHLLLLAMGPASGEGRRAVIFDEFYHGEQASPSDYLHGLPLRSLIVQALLVLLLLMFTYTRRSGPIREPLLVPRTSPLEFVESMGALYERAGVSKPATDGAHRRLISFLMSVCGLPADMTDSNQRIADFISQRFGETQESLATVLDRLLAARYESLRPRDALALVRAVDAEIERLQRMMKTSQSQPLVQEMK, encoded by the coding sequence ATGACGTCGCAGAACGCAGACCGTCGTGCCGTGTTGTGGGTGCTCGGGGGCATGGTGCTCCTTGTGACTCTGACTGCCGTCTTCGCTCCTGCAACCAGCGACGACGACAGAATGCCCACCACGTACAATCCCGGCGCGGCCGGCTGGAAGGGTGCGTATCTTCTGCTGCAACGTCTCGGTTATAACGTAAGCCGATCCGATTCATCTGCATTGGTGCTGGATCAAGCAGATGCTGCCCACACAACATATGTGCTGGCTGCACCGAACACGCCTGCGGAGGACGCTCAGAAACGCGACTACGATGCGGTGGAACGCTTCCTCCGCCGTGGTGGCCGTGTTATCGCAACCGGATCGCGCGGCGCGCTGTTTCTTCCCGGTGGTCGCACTGGAAAGCCCACGCAATTCGTAGGAGATCTGTGTAATGCATCGCCGGAAGGAAATAGTGCGTTGGCGCAGGTGGGAAGCTTTTCACTGTATGACATCGCCCCGTGGAATGCACTGGATCCGCTGGTCCGTGTGGATGCACGATGCGGCGCGGATGCCGTGCTTGTGCATCGGGAGTATCCGCACGGAGGTGTGATGATCTACCTCGCCTCGTCGGAGCCGTTTAGCAATCGCGGGTTGAAGCAGGATCAGTCATTGCATCTGTTACTGCTTGCGATGGGGCCTGCATCGGGTGAGGGGCGTCGTGCTGTGATCTTCGATGAGTTTTATCACGGCGAGCAGGCGTCGCCCTCGGATTACCTGCATGGTTTGCCATTGCGCTCGCTCATCGTGCAGGCATTGCTTGTACTTTTGTTGCTGATGTTCACCTATACGCGCCGCAGCGGACCGATACGTGAACCGCTTCTGGTGCCGCGCACATCGCCTCTGGAATTTGTAGAGAGCATGGGCGCATTGTATGAACGTGCAGGTGTATCCAAGCCGGCCACAGACGGAGCTCACCGGAGACTTATCAGCTTTCTGATGTCTGTTTGTGGTCTCCCGGCTGATATGACCGATTCCAACCAGAGAATTGCAGACTTTATCTCGCAGCGGTTCGGAGAAACTCAAGAATCGTTGGCCACAGTCCTGGATCGTCTGCTGGCCGCGCGTTATGAAAGCCTGAGGCCACGGGATGCACTTGCGCTTGTGCGGGCCGTGGACGCAGAAATTGAACGACTGCAGCGCATGATGAAAACATCGCAGTCTCAACCGCTTGTACAGGAGATGAAGTGA
- a CDS encoding AAA family ATPase, which produces MNTTSHSLELFQSGREELGRVLAGQQELIEQSLLTLLCSGHALIEGVPGVAKTLAVKTLARFLGLDFHRVQGTPDIMPADILGTNVFSPKTGEFAMHRGPVFTEFLLADEINRMPPRTQAALLESMEERQVTLDGQTYALPLYFTVFATQNPLEFEGTYPLPEAQLDRFLLKIRVAYPELTDERVILERHHAIPVGHRLEDVSLTPVAPQLLEAARAEVRAVQVEPALFDYLLAVVRRTREWPALTLGASPRAATSLLLVAKAYAAREGRNYLLPDDVKAAAAPVLRHRLILKPEAELEGFSADRVIADVLAATPLPR; this is translated from the coding sequence GTGAACACCACGAGCCATTCCCTTGAATTGTTCCAGAGCGGTCGCGAAGAGCTTGGCCGCGTTCTTGCCGGGCAGCAGGAGTTGATTGAGCAGTCTCTTCTGACGTTACTCTGTAGCGGACACGCACTTATCGAAGGTGTTCCAGGTGTGGCCAAAACACTTGCGGTGAAGACATTGGCTCGTTTCCTTGGATTGGATTTTCATCGTGTACAGGGAACGCCGGACATCATGCCCGCGGACATTCTTGGAACGAATGTCTTCTCCCCAAAGACGGGTGAGTTTGCGATGCATCGCGGTCCAGTATTTACGGAGTTTCTGCTGGCCGACGAAATCAATCGCATGCCCCCAAGAACGCAGGCAGCGCTACTGGAGTCCATGGAAGAGCGGCAGGTAACGCTGGATGGCCAGACGTATGCCTTGCCGTTATATTTCACTGTTTTTGCAACGCAGAATCCTCTTGAATTTGAAGGTACGTATCCTCTACCGGAGGCGCAGCTGGATCGCTTTCTGCTGAAAATTCGTGTTGCGTATCCGGAATTAACTGACGAACGCGTCATCCTTGAGCGTCATCATGCAATTCCGGTAGGCCATCGTTTGGAAGATGTGTCGTTGACGCCTGTAGCGCCACAATTGCTGGAAGCGGCGCGGGCAGAAGTGCGTGCGGTGCAGGTAGAGCCAGCGTTGTTTGATTACCTTCTGGCTGTTGTACGTCGCACACGAGAATGGCCCGCGTTGACGCTTGGTGCATCGCCCCGTGCTGCGACAAGTCTGCTGCTGGTTGCCAAAGCCTATGCCGCGCGCGAGGGCCGTAACTATCTTCTTCCTGACGATGTGAAGGCTGCAGCTGCACCTGTCTTGCGTCATCGACTCATTCTGAAACCGGAAGCAGAGCTTGAAGGGTTCAGTGCGGATCGCGTAATTGCGGATGTGCTCGCTGCTACACCGCTCCCGCGTTAA
- a CDS encoding DUF58 domain-containing protein — protein MQTLIPLPVTAVAHPKGERFGRLLGFGATPRLLLLLAASVLLSIPAFLASRTPWLMFGFDTLLLGTFIVDAILLPAPERFQISRRFLHAPELGAPAAIELQAAKSASGIHTLRFTDDLHVSLLLSQPIGAMVSYPTESSTVKYLATPSQRGDLALGKLYFRYRSAIGFAERWAVADLRQTIRVYAAGEKANESAELFLLRARQIELEKRRLRRIGLGREFEQLREYRTGDELRNISWKATARHNRLITQQFTTERSQQVWIVLDAGRLSRTTFALGKTSTANGEEHATQIVTQLDQATAAAGQLARVIQQSGDRSALLTYGRGVQQQLLPSSGTLHLRRMIDALSQVRSETAEADHLMASVRLRQLQRRRGLVLWVTEMTETAGRPEIVTAVSALVRRHLVVLVLLQQPELEALAVSSPKNAHEMYAITAAQEMLDRRRTLLAQLRSQGVLVVETSAANVASDSISKYLEVKSQGQL, from the coding sequence ATGCAGACACTTATTCCATTGCCGGTTACTGCTGTGGCGCACCCCAAGGGGGAGCGTTTCGGCAGGCTGTTGGGATTTGGTGCCACGCCACGCTTATTGCTTTTGCTGGCTGCGTCGGTGCTTCTCAGTATTCCGGCTTTTCTTGCCAGTCGCACGCCATGGTTGATGTTTGGCTTCGATACGTTACTGCTTGGAACATTTATCGTGGATGCCATCTTGCTGCCAGCACCCGAACGATTTCAGATATCGCGAAGGTTCCTTCATGCTCCGGAACTGGGCGCACCGGCTGCCATCGAATTGCAGGCAGCAAAGTCTGCCAGCGGAATCCATACGCTGCGCTTCACGGATGATCTGCATGTATCCTTGTTGCTTTCGCAGCCCATTGGAGCAATGGTTAGTTATCCAACCGAATCATCAACGGTGAAATACCTGGCAACCCCATCACAGCGTGGCGATCTGGCACTGGGCAAGTTGTACTTCCGTTATCGCAGCGCGATTGGATTTGCCGAGCGATGGGCAGTCGCGGATCTTCGTCAAACCATTCGCGTCTATGCAGCAGGAGAAAAGGCGAATGAGTCTGCGGAGTTATTTCTGTTGCGTGCGCGGCAGATTGAGTTGGAGAAGCGAAGGTTGCGCCGCATTGGCCTGGGACGCGAATTTGAACAGTTGCGGGAGTATCGCACCGGTGATGAGCTGCGCAACATTTCATGGAAGGCAACAGCGCGGCACAATCGCCTGATCACACAGCAATTCACCACGGAACGTTCGCAGCAGGTATGGATTGTGCTGGACGCGGGGAGATTGTCGCGAACCACATTCGCACTGGGAAAAACATCCACAGCAAACGGGGAAGAGCACGCAACGCAGATCGTCACGCAGTTGGATCAGGCTACTGCTGCTGCGGGTCAACTCGCGCGTGTCATTCAACAATCGGGCGACCGGAGTGCGCTGTTGACGTATGGTCGCGGTGTGCAGCAGCAACTACTGCCATCATCGGGAACGCTGCATCTGCGACGCATGATCGATGCATTGTCCCAGGTTCGGTCAGAGACGGCAGAGGCAGATCACCTGATGGCTTCCGTGCGTTTGCGGCAGTTACAGCGGCGGCGCGGGCTTGTCCTTTGGGTTACTGAGATGACGGAAACCGCGGGCCGACCAGAGATTGTGACAGCCGTCAGCGCGTTGGTGCGGCGTCATCTGGTTGTTCTTGTCCTGCTGCAGCAACCGGAGCTGGAGGCTCTTGCCGTTTCCTCTCCGAAGAACGCGCACGAAATGTATGCCATTACGGCGGCGCAGGAGATGTTGGACCGCAGAAGAACCCTGTTGGCTCAACTGCGTTCGCAAGGTGTTCTGGTGGTGGAAACCAGCGCGGCAAACGTTGCCAGTGACAGCATTTCAAAGTACCTGGAAGTTAAATCGCAGGGACAGCTTTAG
- a CDS encoding stage II sporulation protein M, translating to MLTEADSPVSIHYMVSNGWIAARREDWDRLHALTTAVEAKGLKSLTADELRDFGLLYRRATADLSAVRSDRTAQSLGEFLNRLVSRAHNHVYSGQRTSVLSLWRFLSADFPILVRRLWPYIAASVTLCLLGALLGSLETIARPHFMRAVLGPEMVATIERHEMWTESVLSAKPQESSAIMTNNIAVTFYVFAGGILAGIPTVLMLFWNGMSVGIISTACAQHGMALDLWSFVAAHGALELPSIFIAGGAGLRIATGLLFPGTLTRRTSLARAGNEAVRLLAGTIPMLFVAGILEAFLDPTHVSKGVKFSVCALLLAGLFFWLSEGGRNRMSAAKAVPAI from the coding sequence GTGCTCACAGAGGCAGACTCTCCAGTTAGCATTCACTATATGGTCTCCAACGGCTGGATTGCGGCGCGACGTGAAGATTGGGATCGACTCCATGCGCTGACCACAGCTGTGGAGGCAAAGGGATTGAAGTCCCTCACGGCAGACGAACTGCGCGACTTCGGCCTGCTCTATCGGCGCGCGACGGCTGATCTTTCCGCCGTACGTAGCGATCGGACTGCGCAATCGCTGGGGGAATTTCTAAACCGTCTTGTCAGCCGCGCTCATAATCACGTCTATAGTGGGCAGCGTACCAGCGTACTCAGCCTCTGGCGTTTTCTCAGCGCGGATTTCCCCATACTGGTGCGGCGTCTGTGGCCCTATATTGCCGCCTCCGTTACGCTGTGCCTTCTGGGTGCGCTGCTTGGCTCTCTGGAAACGATTGCTCGGCCACATTTCATGCGCGCCGTCCTGGGGCCGGAGATGGTGGCCACCATTGAGCGTCATGAGATGTGGACAGAAAGCGTATTGAGCGCCAAGCCACAGGAATCCAGCGCCATCATGACGAATAACATCGCCGTCACGTTCTATGTGTTTGCAGGTGGCATTCTCGCAGGTATCCCCACCGTGCTGATGTTGTTCTGGAATGGCATGAGTGTCGGCATTATTTCGACTGCCTGCGCACAGCACGGCATGGCATTGGACTTGTGGAGCTTTGTCGCGGCGCATGGCGCATTGGAACTTCCCAGCATCTTCATTGCCGGGGGCGCTGGTTTGCGCATTGCCACAGGGCTGTTATTCCCCGGGACGCTGACACGCCGTACCTCACTTGCGCGTGCGGGCAATGAAGCTGTACGACTGCTTGCAGGAACCATCCCCATGCTGTTCGTCGCAGGGATCCTGGAAGCCTTTCTTGATCCCACGCATGTATCGAAAGGAGTGAAGTTTTCGGTATGCGCGCTGTTGCTGGCGGGACTCTTCTTCTGGTTGAGCGAAGGCGGACGCAACCGAATGTCTGCTGCTAAAGCTGTCCCTGCGATTTAA
- a CDS encoding RDD family protein yields the protein MSTFSQPPATFDDHAIDTPEQVALYFPLAGLGSRFLATALDVAIQTAVTLLLILVAAIVFSAIGTHRLDNMSNTAAKWFTALLILGYFTLIWGYYALFEAFRNGQTPGKRVLKIRVIKDSGRQITFFEALARNLLRVIDSLPGAYLTGVISILVTKQNKRLGDLVAGTIVVHERIDEYGGYLSAPVSRSFTSNLFEVPATPLPVLSEIPADRVARLTYNDLHLIDSFLARAISLPMEARAQLGSRLLDALCRKMDVAVPTDVPPERTLEALAYTLRGAGRA from the coding sequence GTGAGCACGTTTTCCCAACCACCCGCCACTTTTGACGATCATGCAATCGACACGCCGGAACAGGTTGCGCTGTACTTTCCGCTGGCTGGCCTGGGAAGCAGATTTCTCGCGACCGCCCTTGATGTTGCGATCCAGACGGCGGTTACGCTGTTGCTGATTCTTGTTGCGGCCATCGTATTTAGCGCCATCGGTACGCACAGGCTGGATAACATGTCCAACACTGCGGCGAAATGGTTCACGGCTTTGCTCATCCTTGGGTACTTCACCCTTATCTGGGGTTATTACGCGCTCTTCGAAGCATTTCGCAACGGACAGACGCCGGGTAAGCGTGTGCTGAAGATACGTGTGATCAAAGACAGTGGAAGACAGATTACGTTCTTTGAGGCGCTGGCACGCAACCTGCTTCGCGTGATCGATTCTTTGCCCGGAGCCTATCTCACAGGGGTTATTTCCATTCTTGTGACAAAGCAGAATAAGCGTCTGGGTGATCTGGTGGCCGGCACCATCGTGGTGCATGAACGCATAGACGAGTACGGTGGATACTTGTCTGCGCCTGTAAGCCGCAGTTTTACTTCCAATCTTTTTGAAGTTCCTGCAACTCCGCTTCCAGTGTTGTCTGAGATTCCTGCAGATCGTGTTGCGCGGCTTACGTACAACGACCTGCACCTGATCGATAGCTTTCTTGCGCGTGCCATCTCGCTTCCTATGGAAGCACGGGCGCAGCTTGGGTCGCGTCTTCTGGATGCGCTGTGCAGGAAGATGGACGTTGCTGTGCCGACGGATGTACCTCCTGAGAGAACGCTGGAAGCACTTGCCTATACTTTGCGCGGTGCGGGAAGAGCGTAA
- the mgrA gene encoding L-glyceraldehyde 3-phosphate reductase, translating into MAFPQSYIANPDRYSNAQFRRCGKSGIQLPLITLGLWQNFGGDDVFETGRAMLRRAFDRGVTHFDLANNYGPPYGSAEENFGKVLRTDFAAHRDELIISSKAGWDMWPGPYGIGGSKKYLVASLDQSLKRMGLEYVDIFYTHRPDFDTPIEETVSALAQIVRQGKALYVGISSYAPERTKIAYELLAKEGIRLLIHQPSYSMLNRFLEQGLLDTLGELGVGCIAFSPLAQGLLTSKYLKGDTTQNTRASGGDSSFSRDLLKPETLDRVRALNAIAEKRGQSLAQMAIAWTLRDPRVTSSLIGARNVAQLDDSLNSLNNLIFSEEELKQIDQYAVDTPEIDLWRPVTSR; encoded by the coding sequence ATGGCATTCCCGCAGTCGTACATCGCCAACCCTGACCGCTACAGCAACGCGCAGTTTCGTCGCTGCGGTAAGAGCGGTATTCAATTGCCTCTGATTACGTTGGGGCTATGGCAGAACTTTGGTGGTGACGATGTCTTTGAGACAGGCCGAGCCATGTTGCGACGCGCATTCGATCGCGGTGTAACGCACTTTGACCTTGCGAATAACTATGGTCCTCCATATGGTTCCGCAGAAGAAAACTTCGGCAAGGTGCTGCGTACGGACTTCGCGGCGCATCGTGACGAACTCATCATCTCGTCCAAGGCCGGTTGGGACATGTGGCCTGGGCCTTATGGCATTGGTGGATCGAAGAAGTATCTCGTCGCTTCGTTGGATCAATCACTGAAGCGCATGGGGCTGGAGTATGTCGATATCTTCTACACGCACCGGCCCGACTTTGATACGCCGATTGAAGAAACGGTAAGTGCTCTCGCACAGATCGTCCGCCAGGGTAAGGCACTCTATGTGGGCATCTCGTCGTACGCGCCGGAACGCACGAAGATCGCTTATGAATTGTTGGCGAAGGAAGGCATCCGTTTGCTGATTCATCAGCCTTCGTACTCCATGCTGAATCGCTTTCTGGAGCAGGGGCTATTGGACACGCTTGGCGAGCTTGGTGTGGGGTGCATTGCGTTTTCGCCGCTGGCACAGGGCTTGCTGACAAGCAAGTATCTGAAGGGCGATACGACCCAAAACACACGCGCAAGTGGTGGCGACAGCAGCTTCAGCAGAGATCTATTGAAGCCGGAGACACTGGATCGCGTGCGCGCCTTGAATGCGATCGCGGAAAAGCGCGGGCAGTCGTTGGCGCAGATGGCCATTGCATGGACGTTGCGTGATCCTCGCGTTACGTCGTCGCTCATTGGTGCTCGCAACGTCGCGCAATTGGACGATTCGCTGAATTCCTTGAACAACCTTATCTTCAGTGAAGAAGAACTGAAGCAGATTGATCAATACGCCGTGGACACACCGGAGATTGATCTGTGGCGGCCTGTAACCAGCCGATAA
- a CDS encoding YfiT family bacillithiol transferase → MTTDNQTQPSSDPRYPVGRFHKPSVVDTVAINNGRKTLEELPQQLRNAVANLNDAQLATPYREGGWTLRQTVHHIADSHMNAYIRMKLALTEDAPVIRTYEEALWAELQDGKNAPVEWSLQLIEALHARWVMMLRSLNDEQWQRTFVHPEHGPLTLQTAVLMYDWHSRHHLAHITSLRHAKGW, encoded by the coding sequence ATGACAACCGATAACCAAACGCAGCCATCCAGCGATCCACGCTATCCCGTGGGTCGATTCCACAAGCCTTCGGTCGTCGACACGGTTGCTATCAACAACGGCCGCAAGACACTGGAAGAACTACCCCAGCAGCTTCGCAACGCAGTCGCAAACCTGAATGATGCACAACTTGCCACACCGTATCGTGAAGGCGGATGGACGTTGCGGCAGACAGTGCATCACATAGCCGATTCGCACATGAATGCCTACATCCGAATGAAGCTCGCACTGACGGAAGACGCTCCCGTGATCAGGACATACGAGGAAGCCCTCTGGGCTGAGTTACAGGACGGCAAGAACGCGCCGGTGGAATGGTCCCTACAACTTATTGAGGCACTGCACGCGCGCTGGGTAATGATGCTGCGTTCCCTGAATGACGAGCAATGGCAACGCACCTTTGTGCATCCGGAACATGGCCCGCTTACCCTGCAAACTGCCGTACTGATGTACGACTGGCACAGTCGACATCACCTGGCACACATCACTTCGCTGCGACACGCCAAAGGCTGGTAA